The following are from one region of the Ruficoccus sp. ZRK36 genome:
- the leuB gene encoding 3-isopropylmalate dehydrogenase, with protein MKTLKFAVLPGDGIGPEVMDATLAVLEAATKPEGIALEFTHADVGGIAIDNHGTALPESTLEVCRGADAILFGSVGGPKWENLPPKEQPERAALLPIRKAFNLFANIRPGLLFKELVDASPLRPDSIPEGIDIVCIRELTGGIYFGQPKQTTTLEDGDVQAVDTMVYKVSEIERIAEVAAVTAKARGGRVCSVDKANVLETSVLWRKTVVEYFKKNHPDLELSHLYVDNAAQQLVRDPNQFDVIFTENMFGDILSDEMAIICGSLGMMSSASLGTDNNSQGLPYGLYEPAGGTAPDIAGKGIANPCAQVLSAAMMLRYSFGLDAIADRLSAAIRKAVEDGVRTGDIAFGKTPVGTKAMADAIVERL; from the coding sequence ATGAAGACACTTAAATTTGCGGTACTGCCCGGCGACGGCATCGGGCCTGAAGTAATGGACGCCACCCTCGCCGTGCTCGAGGCTGCCACCAAGCCCGAGGGCATCGCCCTGGAGTTCACCCACGCCGACGTCGGCGGCATCGCCATCGACAACCACGGCACGGCCCTGCCCGAGAGCACGCTGGAGGTCTGCCGCGGCGCAGACGCCATCCTCTTCGGATCCGTCGGTGGCCCGAAGTGGGAAAACCTCCCCCCGAAGGAACAGCCCGAGCGCGCCGCCCTGCTGCCCATCCGCAAGGCCTTTAACCTCTTCGCCAACATCCGCCCCGGCCTCCTCTTTAAGGAACTGGTGGACGCCTCCCCGCTGCGCCCGGACAGCATCCCCGAAGGGATAGACATCGTCTGCATCCGCGAGCTGACCGGCGGCATCTACTTTGGCCAGCCCAAGCAGACCACGACGCTGGAAGACGGCGACGTGCAGGCCGTGGACACCATGGTCTACAAGGTCAGCGAAATCGAGCGCATCGCCGAGGTCGCCGCCGTCACCGCCAAGGCCCGCGGCGGTCGCGTCTGCTCCGTGGACAAGGCCAACGTCCTCGAAACCTCCGTCCTCTGGCGCAAGACCGTGGTCGAATACTTTAAGAAGAACCACCCGGACCTCGAGCTGAGCCACCTCTACGTGGACAACGCCGCCCAGCAGCTCGTGCGCGACCCGAACCAGTTCGACGTCATCTTCACCGAAAACATGTTCGGGGACATCCTCAGCGACGAGATGGCCATCATCTGCGGTTCGCTCGGCATGATGTCCAGCGCCAGCCTCGGCACGGACAACAACTCGCAGGGCCTGCCCTACGGCCTCTATGAGCCAGCCGGTGGCACCGCCCCGGACATCGCCGGTAAGGGCATCGCCAACCCCTGCGCCCAGGTCCTCTCCGCCGCCATGATGCTGCGCTACAGCTTCGGCCTCGACGCCATCGCCGACCGCCTCTCCGCCGCCATCCGCAAGGCCGTCGAGGACGGCGTGCGCACCGGCGACATCGCCTTCGGTAAGACCCCCGTCGGCACTAAGGCCATGGCCGACGCCATCGTCGAACGACTGTAA
- a CDS encoding MBL fold metallo-hydrolase, with the protein MQIRSFELPPIGTNAILFDNGEHAVLFDAPATAWEKILPIIESENLTLDALILTHGHWDHMIDTATFQGAKIPVWAHEDDRVWIEEPMQQAAFLPPGFEIPGAKVDRILKAGEKVQLLGQEAEIRHVPGHSPGNIAIYFPEEKCCVVGDAIFAGSVGRPDLPGGDWPTLERSIKTQLFTLPDDTVIYPGHGPVTSVGYEKKNNPYVTA; encoded by the coding sequence ATGCAGATACGTTCCTTCGAACTGCCGCCCATCGGGACTAACGCCATCCTTTTCGACAACGGCGAGCACGCCGTGCTTTTTGACGCACCGGCCACCGCCTGGGAGAAGATTTTACCCATCATCGAGTCGGAAAACCTGACGCTCGACGCGCTCATCCTGACGCACGGCCACTGGGACCACATGATCGACACGGCTACCTTTCAGGGGGCGAAGATCCCGGTCTGGGCCCACGAGGACGACCGGGTGTGGATCGAGGAGCCGATGCAGCAGGCCGCTTTTCTGCCGCCCGGCTTCGAGATCCCCGGCGCGAAAGTGGACCGCATCCTCAAGGCCGGTGAAAAGGTGCAACTCCTTGGGCAGGAGGCGGAAATCCGCCACGTACCCGGCCACTCGCCCGGCAATATTGCGATCTACTTCCCCGAGGAGAAGTGCTGCGTGGTCGGCGACGCGATCTTCGCGGGCAGCGTGGGCCGCCCGGACCTGCCCGGTGGCGACTGGCCGACGCTGGAGCGTTCGATCAAGACCCAGCTCTTTACCCTGCCCGACGATACGGTGATCTATCCCGGCCACGGCCCCGTCACCAGCGTCGGCTACGAAAAGAAAAACAACCCCTACGTAACAGCCTAG
- the metG gene encoding methionine--tRNA ligase, with product MKTFTLTTAIDYANGSPHIGHAYEKVLSDVICRHRRLQGDEVYFLTGLDEHGQKVQMSARKQGIEPQEFCDNVAGQFQRLCSELLISNDDFIRTTEPRHKDVVRGILQQLFDKGEIYQAEYSGFYSPRQEQFLQEKDKVDGKWPEIFGEVIEITEKNYFFKLSQYQDWLIDFLKTQEDFIFPRFRQKQVLEFLKEPLNDLCISRPKERLEWGIPLPFDEDYVTYVWFDALTNYISAPGYGDGTGDFEKRWPADFHVIGKDILVPPHAVYWPIMLKASGIELPRHLLVHGWWNLSGQKMSKSAGNIVDPFELAEKFGADSLRYFFIREMTVGQDSDFTTEQFLTRYTDDLGNDLGNLLSRLLNMGGRYCEGGTIPAATVNEEPEQELRKLWNETHPEVQERFEQFQFHNGLDKTFAFIRAINRYAEIRAPWKLAKSEDPADKAKLETSLATMAEGLRLACVLLTPVMPGVAEKTLGLLGTDAVTAYAGNLDWDYRLEGKTLGEKTILFPRPQSES from the coding sequence ATGAAGACTTTTACGCTCACGACCGCTATTGACTACGCAAACGGCTCGCCGCACATCGGGCACGCCTATGAAAAGGTGCTCTCCGATGTTATCTGTCGGCATCGTCGCTTGCAGGGGGACGAAGTGTACTTCCTGACCGGGCTGGACGAGCACGGACAGAAGGTCCAGATGAGCGCCCGTAAGCAGGGGATCGAGCCGCAGGAGTTCTGCGACAACGTCGCCGGGCAGTTTCAGCGGCTATGCTCCGAGCTGCTCATCTCCAACGATGACTTTATCCGCACCACCGAGCCGCGCCACAAAGACGTGGTCCGGGGCATCCTGCAGCAGCTCTTCGACAAGGGTGAGATCTACCAGGCCGAGTACAGTGGCTTTTACAGCCCGCGCCAGGAGCAGTTCCTCCAGGAGAAGGACAAGGTCGACGGTAAGTGGCCGGAAATCTTCGGCGAGGTGATCGAGATCACCGAGAAGAACTACTTCTTCAAGCTGAGCCAGTATCAGGACTGGCTGATCGACTTCCTCAAGACGCAGGAGGACTTCATCTTCCCGCGCTTCCGCCAGAAGCAGGTGCTGGAGTTCCTCAAGGAGCCGCTGAACGACCTGTGCATTTCCCGCCCCAAGGAGCGCCTGGAGTGGGGCATCCCGCTACCCTTCGACGAGGACTATGTGACCTACGTTTGGTTTGATGCGCTGACGAACTACATCAGCGCACCCGGCTACGGGGACGGCACCGGCGACTTCGAAAAGCGCTGGCCGGCGGACTTCCACGTCATCGGTAAGGACATCCTCGTGCCCCCGCACGCTGTTTACTGGCCCATCATGCTCAAGGCCTCGGGCATCGAGCTGCCGCGCCACCTGCTGGTGCACGGCTGGTGGAATCTCTCCGGCCAGAAAATGTCCAAGAGCGCGGGCAACATCGTGGACCCCTTTGAGCTGGCCGAGAAGTTCGGTGCCGACTCACTGCGGTATTTCTTCATCCGCGAGATGACCGTGGGGCAGGACAGCGACTTCACGACTGAGCAGTTCCTCACCCGCTATACCGATGACCTCGGTAACGACCTCGGTAACCTCCTCTCGCGCCTGCTCAACATGGGCGGCCGCTACTGTGAGGGCGGCACCATCCCCGCCGCTACGGTGAACGAAGAGCCCGAGCAGGAGCTGCGCAAGCTCTGGAACGAAACGCACCCCGAGGTGCAGGAGCGCTTCGAGCAGTTCCAGTTCCACAACGGCCTCGACAAGACCTTCGCCTTCATCCGTGCCATCAACCGCTACGCGGAGATCCGCGCCCCCTGGAAGCTGGCCAAGTCCGAAGACCCCGCCGACAAGGCCAAGCTCGAGACCTCGCTCGCCACCATGGCCGAGGGCCTGCGCCTGGCCTGCGTGCTGCTGACGCCCGTCATGCCCGGCGTGGCCGAGAAAACGCTCGGCTTGCTCGGCACCGATGCCGTCACCGCCTACGCGGGCAACCTCGACTGGGACTACCGCCTCGAAGGCAAGACTCTCGGCGAAAAGACCATTCTCTTCCCCCGTCCGCAAAGCGAGTCGTAA
- the menD gene encoding 2-succinyl-5-enolpyruvyl-6-hydroxy-3-cyclohexene-1-carboxylic-acid synthase, whose protein sequence is MDKLCLANLNVFWGGLIAETLARLGVRHAVISPGSRSAPLTLAFATSAEIEAVPVLDERSAGFFALGLVRRTGKPVVLVCTSGTAGANYFPAVIEAQMSGLPLIVLTADRPPEMRDCASGQTIDQRKLFGSYAVWEHELALPGVDRLRYLRQTLRHAVRRSLTPLPGPVHLNVPFRDPLAPVESPEPFLPKGFKLDEFLAGVCPPQVSGTAAQFDAIEPHERGLIVAGCAQVENPAAYAETVFGMAKQLGWPVLADVLSPLRAHAPKEAPLVTNYHALLRDRAWAERQRPDFVLQFGDLPTSKILRTWLAEAEADTLIIDSSYRNLDSAHARTMHLRLGDDVYAEPLDMRPSPLSRYTEQWLRRDREFAGRIQNQLRSCESFFEGKIPWLLSRRLPERTPVLVAASMPVRDAELFWLPSERGYRVQANRGANGIDGTLSTALGLAHDGKPAVLLTGDLAFLHDSNGLLSAPRLRGSLTVILVNNGGGRIFENLPIREFDPPFEDYFATPQQVDFEKLAAAHGIEYIKPKDWPELDRLVSQLPKQGLRIIEVVTDPADDVPLRKELLGGDAANVSSQKHVAGNASASPESRERVEPEGGSSKKKSRPRRRSHAKDRPAPKDAGPTPASEQNAPEQPEADRGPDKTEVDVPPAEAPEAPAADTAKKKPVKKAARKTAATPKKKTARKAAARKQTARRPRRKTSSQDDAPAKPDSSAGDQEK, encoded by the coding sequence ATGGACAAACTCTGCCTGGCAAATCTCAACGTATTTTGGGGTGGTCTCATCGCCGAGACGCTGGCCCGCCTCGGTGTGCGGCACGCGGTGATCTCGCCCGGTTCGCGCTCGGCACCGCTGACCCTGGCCTTTGCGACGAGTGCGGAGATCGAGGCCGTCCCTGTATTGGATGAGCGCTCGGCTGGGTTCTTTGCTCTCGGGTTGGTCCGCCGCACCGGTAAGCCCGTCGTACTCGTGTGCACTTCAGGTACCGCAGGCGCGAATTATTTTCCCGCAGTGATCGAGGCCCAGATGAGCGGCCTGCCGCTGATCGTGCTCACCGCCGACCGCCCTCCCGAAATGCGCGACTGTGCCTCCGGGCAGACGATCGACCAGCGTAAGCTGTTTGGCAGCTATGCGGTATGGGAGCATGAACTGGCACTGCCCGGCGTGGATCGCCTGCGCTACCTGCGCCAGACGCTGCGCCACGCCGTGCGCCGCAGCCTGACACCTCTGCCCGGCCCGGTGCACCTCAATGTCCCCTTTCGCGATCCGCTCGCTCCGGTTGAAAGCCCCGAGCCGTTCCTGCCCAAGGGCTTCAAACTCGATGAATTTTTGGCAGGCGTGTGCCCGCCACAGGTGTCCGGTACCGCTGCGCAGTTCGATGCGATCGAGCCCCACGAGCGCGGGCTGATCGTGGCCGGGTGCGCACAGGTGGAGAATCCCGCGGCCTATGCCGAGACGGTTTTCGGCATGGCGAAACAACTTGGCTGGCCTGTGCTGGCGGATGTGCTATCGCCACTGCGCGCACATGCCCCGAAGGAGGCTCCGCTGGTGACCAACTATCACGCACTCCTGCGTGACCGGGCCTGGGCCGAGCGTCAACGCCCGGACTTTGTGCTCCAGTTTGGGGACCTGCCCACGAGTAAGATTTTGCGGACCTGGCTGGCGGAGGCCGAGGCTGATACGCTCATTATCGACAGCTCGTACCGTAACCTCGACAGCGCGCATGCGCGCACGATGCACCTGCGACTGGGGGACGATGTGTACGCTGAGCCGCTGGATATGCGGCCCTCGCCGCTCTCGCGCTACACCGAGCAGTGGCTGCGGAGGGATCGCGAGTTTGCGGGTCGTATCCAAAATCAACTACGCTCATGCGAATCGTTTTTTGAGGGAAAAATTCCTTGGCTGCTTTCGCGGCGTCTACCCGAGCGTACACCGGTGCTGGTGGCGGCGAGTATGCCGGTGCGCGACGCGGAGTTGTTTTGGCTCCCGTCTGAGCGTGGGTACCGCGTGCAGGCGAATCGGGGGGCGAACGGTATCGACGGTACGCTCTCGACTGCACTTGGCCTGGCCCATGATGGCAAGCCAGCTGTCCTGCTGACGGGCGATCTGGCTTTTCTGCATGACAGTAACGGGCTGCTCTCGGCTCCGCGTCTGCGGGGCAGCCTGACCGTGATCCTCGTCAACAACGGTGGCGGGCGCATTTTTGAAAACCTCCCGATCCGCGAGTTTGATCCGCCGTTTGAGGACTACTTTGCCACCCCGCAGCAGGTGGACTTTGAGAAGCTGGCTGCCGCGCACGGCATCGAATACATCAAGCCGAAGGATTGGCCCGAGCTGGACCGGCTCGTAAGCCAGTTACCGAAGCAGGGCCTGCGCATCATCGAGGTGGTGACCGACCCCGCTGATGATGTGCCCCTGCGTAAGGAACTGCTCGGTGGTGATGCTGCTAATGTGTCTTCGCAAAAGCATGTAGCCGGTAACGCCTCCGCATCGCCCGAGTCGCGCGAACGTGTCGAACCTGAGGGCGGTAGCTCGAAAAAGAAAAGCCGCCCGCGTCGCCGCTCGCATGCTAAAGATCGCCCTGCGCCGAAAGATGCGGGACCGACGCCAGCTTCTGAACAGAATGCTCCCGAGCAACCAGAGGCGGATCGTGGTCCGGATAAAACTGAGGTAGACGTGCCGCCTGCCGAGGCTCCTGAGGCGCCGGCTGCTGATACCGCTAAGAAAAAGCCCGTGAAGAAGGCTGCTCGAAAGACGGCTGCGACGCCGAAGAAGAAAACCGCCCGTAAGGCTGC
- a CDS encoding isochorismate synthase, whose amino-acid sequence MEIVPSERFPNRDPQGLLGFLGYVREVAAKKGRPQLASISLAVKHIDPLAVLESIYEPGELHMYLEQPQSDEAVAGAEAILSASFTGPDRFAQTRDWLAQVWDNTIAIGDLDCAHSGPRAFAAFTFSEERGSDPSSFAPGTVFIPRWQVARRQGVSTAVANVPVTADAPIELLAEKVLAAHTKFSVFDYAAMPADEAAPPAVFKNHDVGGERWFPEAVTQALADIRSGLYRKIVLARAVDLEAERDFNPLETLNALRESYPACFAFSFSGGDGRSLIGATPERLAQAVNGRLITGALAGSAPRGKRAGDDARLGAELLACDKDLREHRHVADAIERRLRALGLDPECAAQPRLLKLPNVQHLLTPIEAVLPQSVSLLDAAGALHPTPAVGGVPREDAVPHIGRIENFDRGLYAGALGWIDYRGEGDFVVAIRSALVEGNRARLYAGVGVVEGSDPAREKAETDLKLRAMLDTLR is encoded by the coding sequence ATGGAGATCGTCCCATCAGAGCGTTTCCCGAATCGCGACCCGCAGGGCCTGCTGGGCTTTCTCGGGTATGTGCGTGAAGTGGCCGCGAAGAAGGGCCGCCCGCAACTGGCCAGCATTTCTCTCGCGGTCAAGCACATCGACCCGCTTGCCGTGCTGGAGTCCATCTACGAGCCGGGCGAACTGCACATGTACCTGGAGCAGCCGCAGTCGGACGAGGCCGTGGCCGGAGCCGAGGCTATCCTGAGTGCTAGCTTCACCGGGCCGGACCGCTTCGCGCAGACGCGGGACTGGCTCGCTCAGGTCTGGGACAACACGATCGCCATCGGCGATCTCGACTGCGCTCATAGTGGACCGCGTGCCTTTGCGGCTTTTACTTTCTCGGAAGAGCGAGGAAGCGACCCGTCTTCATTCGCGCCGGGTACGGTTTTTATTCCCCGCTGGCAGGTCGCTCGCCGGCAGGGGGTATCGACGGCAGTGGCGAATGTGCCGGTGACGGCCGATGCCCCGATCGAACTGCTGGCGGAAAAGGTCCTCGCCGCGCACACAAAATTCTCCGTCTTCGACTACGCCGCCATGCCTGCGGACGAGGCTGCGCCCCCTGCTGTATTCAAAAACCATGACGTGGGTGGTGAGAGGTGGTTCCCCGAGGCCGTGACGCAGGCGCTGGCAGATATTCGCAGCGGGCTCTACCGTAAGATCGTGCTTGCGCGTGCGGTCGATCTTGAGGCTGAGCGTGACTTTAACCCACTGGAGACGCTCAACGCCCTGCGTGAGAGCTACCCGGCGTGCTTCGCCTTTTCTTTTTCCGGCGGCGATGGACGCAGCCTGATCGGCGCGACCCCTGAGCGTTTGGCTCAGGCGGTGAACGGGCGCTTGATCACCGGTGCTCTGGCCGGATCTGCGCCGCGCGGTAAACGCGCTGGTGACGATGCCCGTCTGGGGGCGGAGCTACTCGCCTGCGATAAGGATTTGCGCGAGCATCGACATGTGGCTGACGCCATCGAGCGGCGCCTGCGCGCGCTCGGGCTTGATCCGGAATGCGCCGCCCAGCCGCGCCTGCTCAAGTTGCCCAATGTCCAGCATCTGCTAACGCCGATCGAGGCAGTGCTGCCGCAAAGTGTTTCGCTGCTGGATGCCGCCGGTGCACTGCACCCGACGCCCGCTGTTGGCGGCGTGCCGCGCGAGGATGCCGTCCCGCACATCGGGCGCATCGAAAACTTTGACCGCGGTCTCTATGCGGGCGCCCTGGGATGGATCGACTATCGCGGTGAGGGCGACTTTGTCGTGGCGATCCGCTCGGCGCTGGTCGAGGGGAATCGAGCCCGCCTCTATGCGGGTGTTGGTGTGGTCGAGGGGTCCGACCCGGCTCGCGAAAAGGCGGAAACAGATTTGAAACTGCGGGCCATGCTCGATACGCTCCGCTGA
- the ribD gene encoding bifunctional diaminohydroxyphosphoribosylaminopyrimidine deaminase/5-amino-6-(5-phosphoribosylamino)uracil reductase RibD: MSIDPAHTTFMRRAIALAKRGWGKTHPNPLVGALIVEEGKVVAEGWHEKAGEAHAEVAAIRALGRDPKPGAVLYVTLEPCCTEGRTPPCTEAIRRAGILKVVVGATDPNPAHAGRGYDYMRENGVEVISGVLEKDCEDLNLIFNHWIVNQRPLVAAKIAATLDGRTATREGNSKWITGEEARRDVHRWRRYFPAIAVGSNTLRTDNPALTSRLEETSCPIRFIFDRTLRTVRDPLPQVYSDEWRANTIVVTDSADAPRRLKLLEKQGVAVWNMHAEHFFDAVLEKCAQAKITGLYVEGGSSLLGLLLEEHRIDYLFAYRAPVFLADPEALPALQGLVSTTLDAAPRLKNIRHALHGDDQLMRGHIEYPT; encoded by the coding sequence ATGAGTATTGATCCGGCCCATACCACCTTTATGCGACGCGCGATCGCTCTGGCCAAGCGCGGTTGGGGCAAGACCCACCCGAACCCGCTGGTGGGCGCGCTCATCGTGGAGGAGGGTAAGGTCGTGGCCGAGGGCTGGCACGAGAAGGCCGGTGAGGCCCATGCCGAGGTCGCTGCCATCCGGGCGCTTGGGCGCGATCCCAAGCCCGGTGCCGTGCTCTATGTGACGCTGGAGCCTTGCTGCACAGAGGGGCGCACGCCGCCCTGCACGGAGGCCATTCGCCGTGCCGGTATCCTCAAGGTGGTAGTCGGTGCGACTGACCCGAACCCCGCCCACGCCGGGCGAGGCTACGACTACATGCGTGAGAATGGCGTGGAGGTCATTTCCGGGGTCCTGGAAAAGGACTGCGAGGACCTGAACCTGATTTTTAACCACTGGATCGTGAATCAGCGCCCGCTGGTGGCTGCCAAGATCGCCGCTACCCTCGATGGGCGCACCGCTACCCGTGAGGGGAACTCCAAGTGGATCACCGGTGAGGAGGCGCGCCGCGATGTGCACCGCTGGCGCCGCTACTTCCCGGCTATCGCCGTCGGTTCGAACACCCTGCGCACCGATAACCCCGCGCTGACCAGCCGCCTGGAGGAAACCTCCTGCCCCATCCGTTTCATTTTCGACCGCACTCTGCGCACCGTGCGCGACCCGCTGCCCCAGGTTTACTCCGACGAGTGGCGTGCGAATACCATTGTCGTGACCGATTCGGCCGACGCCCCCCGCCGCCTCAAGCTCCTCGAAAAGCAGGGCGTGGCGGTCTGGAACATGCACGCCGAGCACTTCTTCGACGCCGTGCTGGAAAAGTGCGCTCAGGCCAAGATCACCGGCCTCTATGTCGAGGGTGGCTCCAGCTTGCTGGGGCTCCTGCTTGAGGAGCACCGGATCGACTACCTCTTCGCCTACCGCGCGCCGGTCTTTCTGGCCGACCCGGAGGCCCTGCCCGCCCTGCAAGGGCTTGTTTCTACGACACTCGATGCTGCCCCCCGCCTGAAAAACATCCGCCACGCCCTTCACGGGGACGACCAGCTGATGCGCGGTCACATCGAGTATCCTACATGA
- the rdgB gene encoding RdgB/HAM1 family non-canonical purine NTP pyrophosphatase, translating into MTQNTTIYLATGNAHKVEEIAAMLAASGLPVKVESAKALGGMPEVDENGKTFAANARLKAEALASKLPEGAWALADDSGLCVNILSGAPGILSARYAGVGSTDDDNNRRLMDELAMVPATRRTAKFVCCFVLLDRQGREHIFTGECPGRIIQTRRGLGGFGYDPLFVPEGYEETFAQLGEEVKNSISHRARAVQALIEWLKGDA; encoded by the coding sequence ATGACGCAAAATACCACGATCTATCTTGCCACGGGCAACGCCCACAAAGTTGAAGAAATCGCCGCCATGCTGGCTGCCTCCGGGCTGCCGGTAAAGGTCGAGTCCGCCAAAGCCCTTGGCGGCATGCCCGAGGTGGACGAAAACGGCAAAACCTTTGCCGCCAACGCCCGGCTCAAGGCCGAGGCACTCGCCTCTAAGCTGCCGGAAGGCGCCTGGGCGCTGGCCGATGACAGCGGCCTGTGCGTAAACATCCTGTCCGGGGCTCCGGGTATCCTCTCCGCCCGCTATGCCGGTGTCGGCTCGACTGACGACGATAACAACCGCCGTCTGATGGACGAGCTGGCTATGGTGCCGGCCACCCGCCGGACCGCGAAGTTCGTCTGCTGCTTTGTCCTGCTCGACCGTCAGGGCCGCGAACACATCTTCACCGGTGAGTGTCCGGGCCGGATTATCCAGACCCGTCGGGGTCTGGGCGGCTTTGGCTACGATCCGCTGTTTGTGCCGGAGGGCTATGAGGAGACATTCGCGCAGCTGGGCGAGGAGGTGAAAAACTCCATCAGCCACCGCGCCCGTGCTGTTCAGGCCCTGATCGAGTGGCTGAAGGGCGACGCATAG